The following are encoded in a window of Vibrio azureus genomic DNA:
- a CDS encoding CesT family type III secretion system chaperone has product MSHEKIKSLVIQLPNLMDVEYIDQARSNDIWSIVNNSDNEITIQYLQQKNEILVSINNDVQFDALSLDNCQLLLQFNFIYKDTGGAHFSISPEDNSVHLQLGFTADLSLVELVKIIDSLTDLKYNWSRLLVENNEPLNKEETKLPGSIILC; this is encoded by the coding sequence ATGAGCCACGAGAAAATAAAATCATTAGTGATCCAACTCCCAAATTTAATGGATGTTGAATATATAGACCAAGCTCGCAGTAATGATATATGGAGTATTGTTAACAACTCTGACAATGAGATAACCATTCAATATCTTCAACAAAAAAATGAGATTCTCGTGTCTATCAATAACGATGTCCAGTTTGACGCTCTTAGTCTGGATAATTGTCAACTTTTATTGCAATTTAATTTTATCTACAAAGACACAGGTGGCGCACATTTCTCGATAAGTCCAGAGGACAATAGCGTTCATTTACAACTGGGCTTCACTGCAGATTTGAGTTTAGTTGAACTGGTTAAGATAATAGATAGTTTAACTGATTTAAAATATAACTGGTCAAGATTGCTTGTAGAAAACAACGAGCCTTTAAATAAAGAAGAGACCAAGCTTCCAGGCTCTATCATTCTTTGTTAA
- a CDS encoding cytochrome-c peroxidase produces the protein MKIRLTLLVLMLVLVLLLVVLNRYPTSPKVTVLNDFSAPFVFGHFTVPKDNPLTNEGVKLGRRLFYDPILSGSNQISCAHCHQQSRAFTDGMVRSLGASGMPLPFNTPTLANLMWGPQHFFWDGRSPSLEQQALLPITNPDEMNRDLDELMTELKRIEEYRQLFSQAYGEINQQNIAKALSAFQRTLVSANSKYDQFLAGTVILSDQEELGRKLFMAHPDVKASLRGGNCIDCHSQFLTGGFDTQYDGFSNNGLDEEQDLLPGLMAVTGKAEHKGLFKVPTLRNIALTAPYMHDGRFQSLEEVLDHYNQGIKVSSTLSPLIVEADNQQQTLDYQPSLNLSEKEKQAIIAFLHTLTDESFITDPKLSNPFIGEVQP, from the coding sequence ATGAAAATACGACTTACGTTACTGGTGTTGATGCTGGTTTTAGTGCTCTTGTTGGTTGTGCTCAATCGCTATCCCACATCCCCGAAAGTGACGGTATTGAACGACTTTTCCGCTCCATTTGTGTTTGGTCACTTTACCGTCCCAAAAGATAACCCATTAACCAATGAGGGAGTCAAATTAGGGCGCAGGCTGTTTTATGATCCCATTTTGTCGGGCAGCAATCAGATCTCATGTGCGCATTGTCATCAGCAAAGTCGAGCCTTCACTGATGGTATGGTGCGCTCTCTTGGGGCCTCTGGCATGCCGTTACCATTTAATACCCCAACATTAGCGAATTTGATGTGGGGGCCGCAGCACTTTTTTTGGGATGGTCGTTCGCCATCATTGGAGCAACAAGCGTTATTACCCATCACGAATCCAGATGAAATGAATCGAGATTTGGACGAACTGATGACGGAATTAAAACGTATTGAGGAGTATCGGCAACTGTTTTCTCAAGCATACGGTGAAATCAATCAGCAGAATATCGCAAAAGCATTGTCTGCTTTTCAAAGGACGTTAGTTTCAGCTAATTCTAAATATGATCAATTCTTGGCAGGCACAGTCATATTAAGTGATCAAGAAGAGCTAGGTCGAAAATTGTTTATGGCCCATCCAGATGTCAAAGCGAGTTTACGAGGAGGCAATTGTATTGATTGTCACAGTCAATTTCTAACCGGTGGCTTTGATACCCAATATGATGGCTTTTCAAATAATGGCTTGGATGAGGAACAAGATCTTTTACCGGGACTTATGGCAGTCACAGGTAAAGCGGAACATAAAGGGTTATTTAAAGTGCCTACTTTGCGCAACATCGCACTAACAGCCCCCTATATGCATGATGGTCGTTTTCAGTCTTTGGAGGAGGTCTTGGATCACTATAACCAAGGGATCAAGGTAAGTTCCACATTGAGCCCTTTGATTGTTGAAGCTGATAACCAGCAGCAGACGTTGGATTATCAACCCAGCCTCAATTTAAGTGAAAAAGAGAAACAAGCCATTATTGCTTTTTTACACACACTCACGGATGAGTCTTTTATTACTGATCCAAAATTGTCTAATCCTTTCATAGGGGAGGTACAACCTTGA
- a CDS encoding protein-tyrosine phosphatase family protein, with product MTAINTNSLSSLIKGFDNADDSKEIRAKSDKNIYVKNKSARIFKSETSRMRHQSNARNLVLNSLINSGVKKSDAENIINNNAIDNKKITVGDVKKIIKEAQLKIVKNSPHFLSEKPSNSFAAAVPKFWPSASEPGKFGMLVLNRDTGSPQLTIVTSDEMLKHASNIIEQQAKNESIKNTILAEVANHSSSKFNSKFEEFENRMETINKHLTTDFKEEAHLNHLKGRDRFRDILSNKSTNIDPLLNANQITVAGKKVGIATQFPLKKSIGIQLREMLERKSPALGVLTNTKEMNNSALSEKSLDWYFRDNISVDGIKSESIKNGVVRLGEMVNKKGELVSIDAQLYKMTITDTTTKKSHTVDVMHVINWPDQTAVSVEIMDKMGGLMNSFAEKSGLDSENSFVHCRAGVGRTLQLMAGMLTGLGGTLPAHVSAEEMLADFRFSRNGVMGQTSDQRRMLVDSFEQKGRPILREDPVKELDEDIYEELDIYQELDIYEELDIYEELDIYETNDGYDEKNNSNHNIYV from the coding sequence ATGACAGCCATTAATACCAATTCATTATCAAGCTTAATAAAAGGATTTGATAATGCTGATGATTCTAAAGAAATTCGAGCTAAAAGTGATAAGAACATTTATGTTAAAAATAAAAGCGCTCGAATTTTCAAAAGTGAGACATCACGAATGAGACACCAGAGTAATGCTAGAAATTTGGTGTTAAACTCATTAATTAATTCCGGGGTAAAAAAATCGGATGCCGAAAACATCATTAATAACAACGCAATAGATAATAAAAAGATTACGGTTGGCGATGTAAAGAAAATAATCAAAGAGGCTCAATTAAAGATAGTAAAGAATAGTCCTCACTTTCTTTCTGAAAAACCAAGTAACAGTTTTGCAGCCGCAGTTCCAAAATTTTGGCCAAGTGCTTCAGAGCCAGGTAAATTCGGCATGCTAGTCCTTAACAGAGACACAGGTAGCCCACAGCTCACTATCGTCACTTCGGACGAAATGCTCAAGCACGCGTCCAATATTATTGAGCAACAAGCGAAAAATGAATCCATTAAAAATACTATACTGGCAGAAGTTGCTAATCATTCTTCCTCAAAGTTTAATAGTAAATTTGAAGAGTTTGAAAATAGAATGGAGACAATTAATAAGCATTTAACAACAGATTTTAAAGAAGAGGCTCATCTAAACCACTTAAAAGGAAGAGATCGTTTCAGAGACATCTTATCGAATAAATCCACTAATATTGATCCTTTGCTAAACGCCAACCAGATAACTGTTGCAGGAAAAAAAGTAGGTATAGCGACACAATTCCCTTTAAAGAAATCCATTGGAATTCAATTACGAGAAATGCTTGAGCGTAAATCCCCTGCTTTAGGCGTATTGACCAACACTAAAGAAATGAACAATTCTGCACTATCAGAGAAAAGTCTAGATTGGTACTTCCGAGACAACATTAGTGTCGATGGCATCAAATCTGAGTCGATAAAAAATGGAGTCGTTCGCCTAGGGGAGATGGTAAATAAAAAAGGGGAATTAGTTTCTATTGATGCTCAACTTTATAAAATGACCATTACGGATACAACAACCAAAAAGTCACATACCGTTGATGTTATGCATGTCATTAATTGGCCTGATCAAACGGCAGTCAGCGTTGAGATCATGGATAAAATGGGTGGCCTTATGAATAGCTTCGCAGAAAAATCCGGTTTAGACTCAGAAAACTCATTTGTGCATTGCCGAGCAGGTGTGGGGAGAACACTACAACTTATGGCTGGTATGCTTACTGGACTTGGAGGCACTCTTCCAGCCCATGTAAGCGCCGAAGAAATGCTGGCTGATTTCCGTTTTTCTCGTAATGGCGTTATGGGCCAAACTTCAGATCAAAGAAGAATGCTTGTCGACTCTTTTGAACAGAAAGGACGTCCTATACTCAGAGAAGATCCTGTGAAAGAGCTTGACGAAGATATATACGAAGAACTAGATATATACCAAGAACTAGATATATACGAAGAACTAGATATATACGAAGAACTAGATATATATGAGACTAACGATGGTTATGATGAAAAAAATAACTCTAATCATAACATCTATGTTTGA
- a CDS encoding Lrp/AsnC family transcriptional regulator: protein MDNIDKKIIKELLKEGRLSNQDLAERVSLSPSPCLRRVRALEKKGIIQGYHAHVDQEKCGLPLNVFVFVKLEKPTQENIQQFEQRVQTMEGVSECFLTTGVYDYVLRLVSPSLQDYETFIRKELTCLPSIQSIESSFAFGQVKKQFDLPIR from the coding sequence ATGGATAATATAGATAAAAAAATCATCAAAGAATTGCTCAAAGAGGGTCGCCTTTCTAACCAAGATCTCGCAGAAAGAGTCTCGTTATCTCCCTCACCTTGCCTCAGACGAGTCAGAGCGCTAGAAAAAAAAGGCATCATTCAGGGGTATCATGCCCACGTCGATCAAGAAAAGTGCGGCTTACCACTCAACGTCTTTGTGTTCGTAAAGCTAGAAAAACCAACTCAAGAAAACATCCAACAATTCGAACAAAGAGTACAAACCATGGAAGGGGTCAGCGAGTGTTTTCTTACAACAGGTGTGTACGACTATGTACTGCGTCTGGTGAGCCCATCTTTACAAGACTATGAAACTTTCATTCGTAAAGAGTTAACCTGTTTACCCAGTATTCAATCCATTGAATCCAGTTTTGCTTTTGGGCAAGTCAAAAAACAGTTTGACCTGCCCATTCGTTAG
- a CDS encoding lytic polysaccharide monooxygenase gives MKSYVTFPLVTVSAIAALSTFNVSAHGWVEFPSARQNTCYLDGGFWTDEIPNQACQAAFDQSGAYPFVQRSEVAANVANYRDMEHVKAVVRDGELCSAGDSAKKGLNIPSPNWQRTNVNLDENNQIELVFFGHAPHNPSYWEFYLSKPTYDASKPLNWDDLELIDTAGNVFVDAEKRYRMKVTFPADRSGDAILYTRWQRIDVAGEGFYNCSDITLTDTGTNPPTDPGNPNDPANNLTALDYFVSQGFGPIEVNDSVRLRTFDHSGTEIVDLSLSISANNTTTWPAELADQFNSQQTGDWYIGIWHEAMQHYMFDTKNIYANKVFAPDVNYSFALSLIKADTPPPVVPDNLWNKETVYDEGDVVTHQGREWTAQWWTRGEEPGTTGQWGVWR, from the coding sequence ATGAAATCGTATGTCACGTTTCCACTTGTAACTGTAAGCGCAATTGCGGCTTTAAGTACGTTTAATGTTAGTGCCCATGGTTGGGTTGAGTTTCCTAGTGCGCGTCAAAATACGTGTTATTTAGACGGCGGATTTTGGACCGATGAAATTCCCAATCAAGCTTGTCAGGCCGCTTTTGATCAATCAGGCGCTTATCCGTTTGTACAGCGCAGTGAAGTGGCAGCGAACGTCGCCAATTATCGAGATATGGAGCACGTGAAAGCTGTTGTTCGGGATGGTGAGTTATGCTCTGCCGGTGATTCGGCCAAAAAAGGGCTGAATATTCCATCGCCGAATTGGCAACGTACTAACGTGAACTTAGACGAGAATAATCAAATTGAATTGGTCTTTTTCGGCCATGCTCCTCACAACCCATCTTATTGGGAGTTTTACCTTTCTAAGCCCACATATGATGCTTCAAAGCCATTGAATTGGGATGATTTAGAGTTAATTGATACTGCGGGTAATGTTTTTGTCGATGCGGAAAAACGTTATCGAATGAAGGTCACTTTCCCTGCAGACCGCTCTGGTGATGCGATCCTCTATACGCGTTGGCAACGCATTGATGTTGCAGGAGAGGGCTTCTATAACTGCAGCGACATTACCCTTACTGATACTGGAACTAACCCACCTACGGATCCGGGTAATCCAAACGATCCGGCGAATAATTTGACTGCGCTGGATTATTTCGTGTCGCAGGGATTTGGACCAATAGAAGTCAATGATAGCGTGCGCTTACGTACTTTTGATCATTCTGGTACTGAAATTGTCGATCTCTCTTTATCGATCAGCGCCAATAATACGACGACTTGGCCTGCTGAACTCGCTGACCAATTTAATTCACAGCAAACGGGCGATTGGTATATTGGTATCTGGCATGAAGCGATGCAGCATTATATGTTTGATACAAAGAATATTTATGCGAATAAGGTGTTTGCTCCAGACGTCAATTACAGCTTTGCTTTGTCTCTGATTAAAGCGGATACGCCGCCACCTGTCGTACCGGATAATCTGTGGAATAAAGAGACCGTTTACGACGAAGGTGATGTCGTAACGCACCAAGGCCGAGAGTGGACTGCGCAATGGTGGACTCGTGGCGAAGAGCCGGGCACCACGGGTCAATGGGGTGTTTGGCGTTAA
- a CDS encoding YncE family protein yields MLNNNTMMAKRIANLFAVLCVTFFLFSCSKDSQYDEEINEESQALVLLRGLPTKDTVHSMAIVELDPNSTRFGEIFQDYEFPELDEPLHHLYYSPTGRLYATGLDPKCSLAEIKLTRNTRGSPEIQSHQCLDTQGQVVGEDMMWHKVGDQEYMFVTFMGGGGLDQEDGGSVVVFDAQTNEVIKVIDSRKSQVAEGEPFIMYPHGISAYQDRMVISSTAHPDLRTGVGNSITVIDLNTFKPLETIVVEDSSPIGLPSSPVEVLFLRPSIVEGVQPGVLVNTMLGFETWFIPYYEDHKLFSEPLKLYDGAKQGSGVPLEFYGTEDELFISHGIPGVVKRYHLDRLPELVSSGPDIEAEAGAHHMIFFTDSSGKDLIAVQNNLLNLGNKEDNDPTDIDFIAKLNAHTVTVHDLESSERLKTIDFKQSYGKGVENIEALFGSGFVHHH; encoded by the coding sequence GTGCTTAATAACAATACGATGATGGCTAAGCGAATCGCTAATCTTTTCGCAGTTCTGTGTGTCACTTTTTTTCTATTCTCTTGCTCAAAAGATTCACAGTATGACGAAGAAATTAATGAAGAAAGCCAAGCGCTTGTCTTGTTGAGAGGGTTACCAACCAAGGATACTGTCCATAGTATGGCGATTGTTGAGCTTGATCCTAATTCAACGCGGTTTGGCGAGATATTTCAAGACTATGAGTTTCCTGAATTGGATGAGCCGCTGCATCATCTCTATTACAGTCCAACGGGTCGATTATATGCGACAGGGTTAGATCCTAAGTGCAGTTTGGCGGAAATAAAACTGACCAGAAATACACGTGGTTCTCCTGAAATCCAAAGCCACCAGTGCCTCGATACGCAGGGCCAAGTTGTGGGTGAGGACATGATGTGGCACAAGGTCGGCGATCAAGAATATATGTTTGTGACGTTTATGGGCGGTGGCGGCCTCGATCAAGAAGATGGCGGATCTGTGGTGGTGTTCGATGCTCAAACCAACGAAGTGATCAAGGTGATCGACAGTCGGAAGAGCCAAGTGGCGGAAGGCGAACCTTTCATTATGTATCCGCATGGTATTTCTGCGTATCAAGACCGAATGGTTATTTCGTCTACAGCACACCCAGATCTTAGAACGGGAGTTGGCAACAGCATAACGGTGATTGATCTCAATACATTTAAGCCCTTGGAAACCATTGTAGTAGAAGACAGTTCGCCTATCGGGTTGCCATCATCGCCTGTCGAAGTTTTGTTCCTTCGACCAAGCATTGTGGAAGGAGTCCAGCCTGGCGTTTTGGTCAATACTATGTTGGGATTTGAAACTTGGTTTATTCCATACTACGAAGATCACAAGCTGTTTAGTGAGCCGTTAAAGTTGTACGATGGAGCAAAACAAGGCTCAGGTGTTCCCTTAGAGTTCTATGGCACTGAAGATGAGTTGTTTATTAGTCATGGCATTCCAGGAGTGGTGAAGCGCTATCATTTAGACCGTTTACCTGAGCTGGTGTCATCGGGTCCCGATATCGAAGCCGAAGCAGGTGCTCACCATATGATTTTCTTTACCGACAGCTCTGGAAAAGATCTGATTGCAGTGCAAAATAACTTACTTAATCTAGGGAATAAAGAGGATAACGACCCAACGGATATCGACTTTATTGCCAAGCTTAATGCACATACGGTGACGGTCCATGATTTAGAGAGCAGTGAACGCTTGAAGACGATAGATTTTAAGCAAAGCTATGGCAAAGGTGTTGAAAATATTGAAGCATTGTTTGGTTCTGGTTTTGTTCATCATCATTAA
- a CDS encoding trans-sulfuration enzyme family protein, which yields MSITKQLSPLRNSTQNDDAMSLANEQALHFGIDPETDYGRTLVELATTLYTANSKTHDLWSMTLKGLEGLDKSDRIAWFNAKRFLSFQLAKILDNLQNPMRATYQSIATNNGHFAAKGAYPIFDNVAAIFSASPVITRTATYLFACTEWVEDAFKGREPLHEIYSRLLNPTSISLANHMVDIEAGENANQYLAWNFNSGMAAIDGLLSHLLGREDIVIASRNIYGGSYQLLQDWYRKSSNLDVAIEWVDGYEADDFSLAMDKVAEKYHDRIASGKQIYIYLESPCNPHGYVLDVAGISREAHKRNWLVMVDTTVGTPFLHPVLKRAEEIERPDFVIHSYTKDLAGSGTTTAGVVIGRNEEMFIPKGDRVTYTLPNGQSRERNWDETLFWNVYYVKGAFLDADKAFEVLNGMKTFELRVVSKAVNTLTLARVFDAHPDINVSCPGLETNPNYPILKTNMHLALPASLFTIDMEGCGEREAINPVVYKQFFDMLEPAIGMQVSLGQTNTVALCPAMTTHSELPKEAQLEAGIKPTTMRIAVGLEDPRVFLAHIISAAKLSIDSEHPEFSSLFPTPEQIDEMYRSTYLEVHHKFLMSTPSFEQLMK from the coding sequence ATGAGTATCACTAAACAGTTGAGTCCACTGAGAAATTCAACTCAAAATGACGATGCGATGTCACTCGCCAATGAACAAGCACTGCATTTTGGTATCGATCCTGAAACGGATTACGGACGCACACTTGTTGAGCTAGCGACGACACTCTATACAGCAAATAGCAAAACCCATGACCTTTGGAGCATGACCCTGAAAGGCTTAGAAGGCTTGGATAAAAGTGATCGTATTGCTTGGTTTAATGCGAAACGCTTCCTTTCTTTTCAGTTGGCTAAAATATTAGATAATCTACAAAATCCGATGCGAGCAACGTATCAATCGATCGCAACGAATAATGGTCATTTTGCTGCTAAAGGTGCTTACCCGATCTTCGACAATGTGGCTGCGATCTTTTCTGCCAGCCCAGTGATCACTCGGACTGCAACCTATTTATTTGCTTGTACAGAGTGGGTGGAAGATGCCTTTAAAGGCCGTGAGCCATTACATGAAATTTACTCACGTCTACTGAATCCAACCTCGATCAGCTTAGCGAATCATATGGTTGATATTGAAGCCGGTGAAAACGCTAATCAATATCTAGCATGGAACTTTAACTCCGGCATGGCGGCCATTGATGGGCTGTTGAGCCACTTGCTTGGACGTGAAGATATTGTCATTGCATCACGTAATATTTATGGAGGCTCTTACCAGTTACTGCAAGACTGGTATCGCAAGTCTTCTAATCTTGATGTCGCGATTGAGTGGGTCGATGGCTATGAAGCTGATGATTTTTCACTGGCGATGGATAAAGTTGCGGAGAAGTATCACGATCGTATTGCTTCTGGCAAACAAATCTATATCTACCTTGAAAGCCCATGTAACCCTCATGGATATGTGCTTGACGTTGCTGGCATTTCAAGAGAAGCGCACAAGAGAAACTGGCTGGTTATGGTCGATACGACCGTCGGGACGCCTTTCTTACATCCAGTATTGAAACGTGCAGAGGAGATTGAACGGCCAGACTTTGTGATTCACTCTTATACCAAAGATTTAGCAGGATCTGGCACCACAACCGCTGGGGTCGTGATTGGACGTAATGAAGAGATGTTTATCCCTAAAGGTGATCGTGTTACATACACTTTGCCTAATGGTCAATCGCGAGAGAGAAACTGGGATGAGACGCTGTTCTGGAATGTATATTATGTGAAAGGTGCGTTCTTGGATGCGGACAAAGCTTTTGAAGTCTTAAATGGCATGAAAACATTTGAGCTTCGTGTCGTAAGCAAAGCCGTCAATACCTTAACTTTAGCGCGTGTGTTTGACGCACACCCAGATATTAATGTGTCTTGCCCAGGGCTAGAGACTAATCCGAACTATCCGATCTTGAAAACCAATATGCACTTAGCGCTACCCGCATCGCTATTTACTATTGATATGGAAGGGTGTGGTGAGCGAGAAGCGATTAATCCGGTCGTTTACAAACAGTTCTTCGATATGTTGGAGCCTGCTATCGGAATGCAAGTCAGTTTAGGTCAGACCAACACGGTTGCTTTATGCCCTGCCATGACCACTCATTCAGAATTGCCAAAAGAAGCGCAACTTGAGGCAGGTATTAAGCCAACGACTATGAGAATTGCTGTTGGTTTGGAAGACCCGAGAGTGTTCCTTGCACATATTATCAGCGCAGCTAAATTATCGATTGATAGCGAGCACCCTGAATTTTCTTCACTTTTCCCGACTCCTGAGCAAATTGATGAGATGTACCGCAGTACTTACCTTGAGGTTCATCATAAGTTCTTAATGAGCACGCCCTCGTTTGAGCAGCTGATGAAGTAG